AAAAATTTGATAATCCCATCTTAGAGGAGATAGAGAAGGAAAAAAGAATAGAAAACCACAATCAACTAATAAGTGAGATAGTTACGTTTAGGTGGCTGCATACCAACCAACTACTACCTCTTTAATATAATAATACAAGCATGCAAGTTAATAGACATATATAAGAATGTTTAACAGAATGattataagaaaatttaaaaaaaaaaaaaaaaaagaatgtttGATAGAAATTTTTAGCCAGAAGTCGAAAATTATGTTCaattatatgtgtgtgtgtgtgtgtgtgtgaagcATGTTGTTTAGGTCCAGTAGCCATTGTCCATCTTGCAGATTTCAATTGCCTTGGCTGCTATAGCCATTCTTGTACGCTTTTATATAGCCCCACCAAATTGTAGAAGTGGGAAAGTGGCGAGTGGCGAGTGGCGACGAAGTAAAGAGATTATAAAGGGAAAATAGTGAAAGGAATGCTTTGTCTCCAGTTTAAGGGAGCTAAAGCCAACAGATTCTTTGTAAGCTCTTTACATATGAACACACGCACACTCACATATTTTCGCATTCACTTCAAATTTCTTTCTCGAAGCAATTCAAAGCTTCGCCTAATTGCTTGTATTTATCTAATACACTAGCATAATAATTATAGTCCAGAGAACTACATGgcaaatcaagttcaaaatcgaCATTGATCAAAACTGCATTTATAAGCCGAAAGTTGCACTTGCCTCTGCAATATTTTCAACCGGACTAATAGGGAAAGGATAACTCAATTGCGAGACATGGCATCACAATAAAAGAAAAAAGTTTTTTAAGCTGTTAgcataattgctgtaattatgcagCATAATTGCTGCAATTATgcagcataattacagcaattatgtaacataattacagcaattatgcTAACATAAGCAATGGATTAAGGCTTCGTCATTAACAATATGATTAGTAACGGATTAAAAATTTTTGTGATGAGTTTAATTCATCGATAATTCAAGATTAACAACATTACGACAGATTTTCTAGATTAGCAATGGATTTATTTTGTTGCAAACTAATTTGCAGCCAATCTTTAAATCcgtcgctttttttttttttccttttctaaaATACTTAGTGATGGATTTTTTTTCTAgagataaataaataatttaaaaaatgtaTATTTATGTCTTTATAAATTGCTTTCGTAGTTGTTTTTTTCCTGAAAACATTACAAGGTAGAATGGCCCAAGTGGAGGAGTACATGTTAATTGTATATATCTAGTTATTAAATATGTGACTATGTGCTGATATCTGCCGTTTTCTTCATAGTCTTTAATCCATGGTCCTTGACTCATAGTCTCTAATCCATGGTTCTTGACTCAGCACATAATGGTTCTAAAGCACTTTAAAGCACCTGACGAGCTCGTTATAGACTTAACAAACTTGGCATCAACAACCTGGAACCTTTGTTGATTGGTGTAATTTGGCTTTGCCTTGCCTAAACCAGTTTGGGTGAAAGAAGCTCCATTCTCGAAAACATCCCCCACAGAGTAGAAGTTCCAGGGCCTGCTGTTCATAGTAATGCCTTTTCTCCATGTTacctgttgaaaaaaaaaaaaaaaggttttctCTTTAAGCTGTTAAGTATTGCATTAAATTAATAGGTGAGTGTCAAGTAAAGGTGAGTGTATATTACTTATATTGCATGGTAATCATTCAATGAGCTAAGTATAaaacaattaaattctttaataggAGAAATTATATAGTGAAGCAGTGATATTATGTATTCACTCTTTAATTTAGTATACTTAATGTTCTTGATGTAAACAAGATTTTTAAGTAGGAATTATTTGCCTTCTAGTAAGTTCTAAGTATTTGTGAGATCTGCATATAAATCatatattatatatgtataatttGGAATATATATATGGTGAAcccatatgtaaaataaataaaactcTTATATTTGCATCTTGAGTATAGACCGTATAagtaaatttttctaaatatactttataataaattaaattcatattaaaatttCTCCCTTTCTTGAGAAAATTAGATAATAATCGATGGTGGAAATATTTGGGATTAGTCTCGTCAATTACCTCTTTGTTTCCTAATTTTGGTGCAATAAAGTAATTGGCTTCACTCTTAATGCTAGGATCCATGCTTCCCCCAATTGCATATTGTTCCCATCCTTGATAAAGGTTATTGGCTACGTGTGCATATCCATGGCGAACCCTGCAATGTtttaaatgtccaataaaaatcattaattcaaattattattattattattattattattattattattttgctttTGTGCATTTTAGTAGAAATCAAATCACCTTGGCATCCGCTGATTACAATTTGGACCAAAATGATTGAACACAACAGTCACCCTCATGTCCTTGTCTCTCAAATACCCATCATCATGTCCAAGAAGCATAACCTTGTCTTGGTCCTTGAACCAGTTGTTAGAGATGGTAATGTGGGTAGATCCACGAGTTACATCCAGAAGACCGTCTTGGCATGCGTATAGAGTATTGTGGTCTATCCAAACCTTTGATGCGGTGACCAACCTTATTGCATCCCCATCCATTTGACCTAGGGTCACCATTTCTCCATTTGGTCCCCTCACCGAGCTAGGACCTGTGGCCTTGCAATGGTGAATCCTTAGGCCATGGATTATTACATCGGTGGCCTGAAAAATACATACAAATTCAGACTTGTTATAAATAATGGCAATCATGTATATAGTCTAACTATTTTAATTAACATCAATGAGTTATAATTCCATGATTATTAAGTTTTCTTTAGAACCCATAACAATTCGCATTAGAATTTTcgtcaaaatcaaataaataaataaataaacaatcgACTCAGTTGATACAAGTGATCAAATGAATGATGGTATATATTAGTAAATTACCTTGTAGACTAGAAGGCAAGCATTTCCAGTAATGTGAACGTTGGCACCACGACCATCGAGGGTGGTGAAACTGCTAATGAGAAGGGGCTTTTGAAGTTCAATATTCATGTTCTTTTGAAAAGTTATCCACACTTTGCCAATGATCATGGTGGCTCCATATCTCAGGGTTCCTGGTTTGGGGTTTAATGGGTCATCACTAGGATCAGTCACTTTATAGCGGATAATAT
This is a stretch of genomic DNA from Hevea brasiliensis isolate MT/VB/25A 57/8 chromosome 12, ASM3005281v1, whole genome shotgun sequence. It encodes these proteins:
- the LOC110636867 gene encoding probable pectate lyase 4, which codes for MALQWQFALVLCMVFFFTPNFCLAQKMNPIDSCWRQNPEWRRNRQQLATCSVGFSGKMTNNIGKDIIRYKVTDPSDDPLNPKPGTLRYGATMIIGKVWITFQKNMNIELQKPLLISSFTTLDGRGANVHITGNACLLVYKATDVIIHGLRIHHCKATGPSSVRGPNGEMVTLGQMDGDAIRLVTASKVWIDHNTLYACQDGLLDVTRGSTHITISNNWFKDQDKVMLLGHDDGYLRDKDMRVTVVFNHFGPNCNQRMPRVRHGYAHVANNLYQGWEQYAIGGSMDPSIKSEANYFIAPKLGNKEVTWRKGITMNSRPWNFYSVGDVFENGASFTQTGLGKAKPNYTNQQRFQVVDAKFVKSITSSSGALKCFRTIMC